In Syntrophorhabdus sp., the following are encoded in one genomic region:
- a CDS encoding ABC transporter ATP-binding protein has product MTAPQGQDIAVSVSGLTRTFGTFRAVDGIDLAVARGEVFGFLGPNGAGKSTTIRMLCGLLLPSAGSGTVGGFDIMKRSEEIKKNIGYMSQRFSLYDDLTVEENIDFFSGIYGVADEKKAERKEWVLEMAGIADKRAAITRTMASGFKQRLALGCAVIHEPPIIFLDEPTSGVDPISRRRFWDLIYEMSSRGTTVFVTTHYLDEAEYCDRLALIYRGRIIAEGRPDVMKKEHMEKDVLEVSVTAVVEALDVLGERGFDAALFGNVIHATVDDAATAIPVVRSSLESAGIAVLDVTVVPPSLEDVFVSLIEAFS; this is encoded by the coding sequence ATGACGGCACCACAGGGACAGGACATCGCCGTTTCCGTGAGCGGGCTCACGAGGACCTTCGGCACTTTCCGGGCCGTCGACGGTATCGACCTTGCCGTCGCCAGGGGTGAGGTCTTCGGGTTCCTGGGGCCCAACGGCGCAGGCAAGTCCACGACCATCCGCATGCTCTGCGGGCTCCTCCTTCCCTCCGCGGGGTCGGGCACCGTGGGCGGTTTCGACATCATGAAGCGATCAGAGGAGATAAAGAAGAATATCGGCTACATGTCCCAGCGCTTCTCCCTCTACGACGACCTCACCGTCGAGGAGAACATCGATTTCTTCAGCGGCATCTATGGCGTAGCCGACGAGAAGAAAGCGGAGCGCAAGGAATGGGTCCTCGAGATGGCGGGCATCGCCGACAAGCGCGCGGCCATCACGCGCACCATGGCAAGCGGCTTCAAGCAGCGTCTCGCCCTGGGATGCGCCGTCATCCACGAACCGCCCATCATATTCCTCGACGAGCCCACCTCCGGTGTCGACCCCATCTCCCGGCGCCGCTTCTGGGACCTCATCTACGAGATGTCTTCGCGGGGGACAACGGTCTTCGTGACCACCCACTACCTCGACGAAGCCGAGTATTGCGACCGCCTCGCCCTCATCTACAGGGGGAGGATCATCGCCGAGGGCCGTCCGGACGTGATGAAAAAGGAGCACATGGAGAAGGACGTCCTTGAGGTGTCCGTGACGGCCGTCGTGGAGGCCCTCGATGTCCTCGGTGAAAGAGGCTTCGACGCGGCCCTCTTCGGCAACGTCATACATGCCACCGTCGACGACGCCGCGACGGCGATACCGGTCGTCCGCTCAAGCCTCGAGAGCGCCGGCATTGCCGTCCTCGATGTCACGGTGGTGCCCCCTTCCCTCGAGGACGTCTTCGTGTCCCTCATCGAGGCGTTCTCATGA
- a CDS encoding ABC transporter permease, translating to MNANRVRAIARKETIQIRRDPLSLALAFFMPVMLLFIFGYAITVDVDRLTTVVCDRDGSSLSREIVRGIEVSGYFTVVAHVKDPALIDRALDEGSARVALSIPEDFSRYARTGGDPQFQVIVDGSDSNTATIALGYLNGALELAARRAGLASLEPVIDVRPRVWYNPELKSRNFIVPGLIAVIMAIIAALLTSLTIAREWERGTMEQLISTPVKPAELVVGKLAPYFAIGIIDTVMSIVIVVALFGVPLKGSVLLLLFISSLFLFGGLSLGILLSIVTRSQLAASQVAVITSYLPALLLSGFMFSIVNMPVPLQAITYLIPARYFVSAIKGIFLKANTAGMLLAEMGLLALFGAIVFTLALKRFKKKVA from the coding sequence ATGAACGCGAACCGTGTGAGGGCAATAGCCAGGAAAGAGACGATCCAGATCCGGCGGGACCCTTTGAGCCTCGCGCTGGCCTTCTTCATGCCCGTCATGCTGCTCTTCATTTTCGGGTACGCCATCACCGTGGACGTCGACCGTCTGACGACGGTGGTCTGCGACAGGGACGGCTCGAGCCTTTCGAGGGAGATCGTCCGCGGCATCGAGGTCTCGGGTTACTTCACCGTCGTCGCCCATGTGAAGGACCCGGCGCTCATAGACAGGGCCCTCGACGAGGGCAGCGCCCGGGTGGCCCTTTCCATACCGGAAGACTTTTCGAGATACGCGCGGACAGGGGGTGATCCCCAATTCCAGGTCATCGTCGATGGGAGCGACTCCAACACGGCCACCATCGCCCTCGGGTACCTGAACGGCGCCCTCGAGCTCGCCGCCCGGCGGGCCGGGCTTGCCTCACTCGAACCCGTCATCGATGTCCGTCCCCGCGTCTGGTACAACCCGGAGCTGAAGTCCCGCAATTTCATCGTCCCGGGGCTCATCGCCGTCATCATGGCCATCATCGCCGCCCTCCTCACGTCCCTCACCATCGCCAGGGAATGGGAGCGCGGGACGATGGAACAGCTCATCTCCACACCCGTGAAACCGGCGGAACTCGTCGTCGGGAAGCTGGCCCCCTACTTCGCCATCGGCATCATCGACACCGTCATGTCCATCGTGATCGTCGTGGCGCTCTTCGGGGTGCCCCTCAAGGGGAGTGTCCTTCTCCTCCTGTTCATCTCGTCCCTCTTCCTCTTCGGGGGGCTCAGCCTGGGTATCCTCCTGTCGATCGTGACGAGATCGCAGCTGGCGGCAAGCCAGGTCGCCGTCATCACGTCCTATCTGCCGGCGCTCCTGCTGTCGGGTTTCATGTTCTCCATTGTGAACATGCCCGTGCCCCTGCAGGCCATCACCTATCTCATACCCGCCCGGTACTTCGTCTCCGCCATCAAGGGGATATTCCTCAAGGCAAACACCGCCGGGATGCTTCTCGCCGAGATGGGGCTCCTTGCGCTTTTCGGCGCTATCGTCTTCACCCTGGCGCTGAAAAGGTTCAAGAAAAAGGTGGCCTGA
- a CDS encoding ABC transporter permease, producing the protein MRDTLRRIKHMVVKEFIQIFRDRKMKPIIFLTPVLQLIVFGYAVTMDVTNIPMAVHDLDKTSVTREIARRFEASGYFRIVRFAASDEEVRDLLDRGKATVVLNFDRGFTSDLEARRAASVQILIDGSDSNTALVAAGYADAIVSRYGRDVAMRMVTGTPGSLDVRPRAWYNADLRSRNYNVPGVIAIMVLLVCLLLTSMAIVREREIGTMEQLMVTPIRPSELILGKTIPFAVIGFFDMFLVTVVGVAWFDVPIRGSIPLLVLATAVYLLSVLGFGLFISTISRTQQQAMMATFLFFAPAILLSGLMFPIENMPLAVQLITYLNPLRYFLVIIRDIFLKGSGMAVLWPQFAALFILGASVVATSSLRFRKRLG; encoded by the coding sequence ATGAGAGACACGCTCCGGCGCATCAAGCACATGGTCGTCAAGGAATTCATCCAGATATTCCGTGACAGGAAGATGAAACCCATCATCTTCCTGACCCCCGTCCTGCAGCTCATCGTCTTCGGGTATGCCGTGACCATGGATGTCACCAATATCCCCATGGCCGTCCATGACCTCGACAAGACGTCGGTCACCCGTGAGATCGCCCGCCGCTTCGAGGCGTCGGGATACTTCAGGATCGTCCGCTTCGCCGCGTCCGACGAAGAGGTCAGGGACCTCCTCGACCGGGGCAAGGCGACGGTGGTCCTCAATTTCGACCGGGGTTTCACGTCGGACCTCGAGGCACGCCGCGCGGCCTCCGTCCAGATACTCATCGACGGCTCGGACTCGAACACCGCCCTTGTCGCGGCGGGATATGCCGACGCCATCGTCTCCCGGTACGGCCGGGACGTCGCCATGCGGATGGTCACAGGGACGCCCGGCTCCCTTGACGTGCGCCCCCGTGCCTGGTACAACGCGGACTTGAGGAGCAGGAACTACAACGTGCCCGGGGTCATCGCCATCATGGTCCTCCTCGTGTGCCTCCTGCTCACATCCATGGCCATCGTCCGGGAACGGGAGATCGGCACCATGGAACAGCTCATGGTCACGCCCATCCGCCCCTCCGAGCTCATTCTCGGAAAAACCATCCCCTTCGCCGTCATCGGGTTCTTCGACATGTTCCTTGTCACCGTCGTCGGCGTCGCCTGGTTCGACGTGCCCATACGGGGCTCCATTCCCCTTCTCGTTCTTGCGACCGCCGTGTACCTCCTCTCCGTCCTCGGATTCGGCCTCTTCATCTCCACCATTTCCCGGACCCAGCAGCAGGCAATGATGGCGACCTTCCTTTTCTTCGCCCCGGCGATCCTCCTGTCGGGCCTCATGTTCCCCATAGAGAACATGCCGCTCGCCGTCCAGCTCATCACCTACCTCAATCCCCTGCGGTACTTCCTCGTCATCATCCGGGACATATTCCTCAAGGGCAGCGGCATGGCCGTCCTGTGGCCCCAGTTCGCGGCCCTCTTCATCCTGGGCGCATCCGTCGTCGCCACAAGCTCGCTGAGGTTCAGGAAGCGGTTGGGGTAG
- a CDS encoding HlyD family efflux transporter periplasmic adaptor subunit produces MIPKKRVIPLAVIVAAVIVAAVAITNHVRNRNDGTMKLSGNVEVTECNVGFKVAGKIATLTVDEGSRVKEGDLIAELSSGDARTLVDQNKAALEEARVKLAELKAGSRRQEIVKARADSASLEAELVRARKDFERAQTLYENGAISASRFDSAKSAYESRLGQLRSAKQQQSLIEEGPRREDIRAAELRVKQLEALVANTEEKLADTRLYAPISGVVFRKNVELGEIVQPGAAVFTIGDLDRPWVKVYVKEDKLALVKLGQKARITVDTYKDRAYDGTVTFISSDAEFTPKNVQTQEERVKLVFGVKVTVTNKDQELKAGMPADVRISLR; encoded by the coding sequence ATGATCCCCAAGAAGAGAGTCATTCCCCTGGCGGTCATTGTCGCCGCGGTCATCGTCGCCGCGGTGGCGATCACGAACCATGTCCGCAACCGCAATGACGGCACGATGAAACTTTCCGGCAACGTGGAGGTGACGGAATGCAACGTGGGCTTCAAAGTCGCCGGCAAGATAGCGACGCTCACGGTCGATGAAGGTTCCCGCGTGAAGGAAGGCGATCTTATCGCCGAGCTCTCGAGCGGCGACGCGAGGACCCTCGTCGACCAGAACAAAGCCGCGCTGGAGGAGGCAAGGGTGAAGCTTGCGGAGTTGAAGGCAGGCTCACGTCGCCAGGAGATCGTAAAGGCCCGGGCGGACTCGGCCTCCCTCGAGGCGGAGCTCGTGAGGGCTCGCAAGGATTTCGAGCGCGCCCAAACCCTCTATGAGAACGGGGCCATATCGGCATCGCGCTTCGATTCGGCAAAGAGCGCCTACGAGTCGCGCCTCGGACAGTTAAGGAGCGCCAAACAGCAGCAGAGCCTCATCGAGGAAGGCCCGCGCAGGGAGGACATCAGGGCCGCCGAGCTTCGGGTGAAGCAGCTTGAGGCCCTCGTTGCGAACACGGAAGAGAAACTGGCCGATACCCGGCTCTACGCGCCCATATCGGGGGTCGTCTTCAGAAAGAACGTCGAGCTCGGGGAGATCGTCCAGCCCGGCGCGGCCGTGTTCACAATCGGCGACCTCGACCGCCCCTGGGTCAAGGTGTACGTGAAGGAGGATAAGCTCGCCCTCGTCAAGCTTGGCCAGAAAGCGAGGATCACCGTCGACACATACAAGGACCGGGCCTACGACGGCACGGTCACGTTCATCTCCTCCGACGCCGAATTCACTCCGAAGAACGTTCAGACACAGGAAGAGCGGGTCAAGCTCGTCTTCGGGGTAAAGGTCACCGTCACGAACAAGGACCAGGAGCTGAAAGCCGGCATGCCCGCCGACGTGAGGATCTCCCTCAGATGA
- a CDS encoding TolC family protein — protein MTWITRLFIVKVLAAILFVPGAVAGEEPFTLSSLLAYAVKHNPALRMTQRNVEIEGEGIRAAQADRMPRIDLTGGYTRYRYPAPLTPIVITGLPMLASDLPDFERDIYDGFATFSVPLFKGGRLVRGVAIAELKRSMARDFHTRNLHELIYNVTAVYCKLAQLHELLGACDAQVKGLESHRRDVESALKAGTAPKLDLLKADTELGAAMERRIQTRNSIANTRELLKTLIGMDDPGDPVIIFDDSRSVNFAVAKADLTAALAARPDYKAAQTKVKMLEERVASAQGKRLPDIYGAGDYGGKAGDRMSFKENWSVGVRLFLPIFDFGRIGAEVDRERLELMKAKEEQRALRLAITRELKEAETSIADADERIAVSKKAVLSGKEQARIEDLRYRSGDNTSTDVINAEAALIRSRADHCQAIFDRRVAVVSLQKAMGTMDLPAPVAGEGPGVPGTPGGRPMTEEVK, from the coding sequence ATGACATGGATCACACGCCTCTTCATCGTTAAGGTCCTCGCGGCCATTCTCTTTGTCCCGGGAGCCGTCGCGGGTGAGGAGCCTTTCACCCTTTCCTCGCTCCTTGCCTATGCCGTGAAGCACAACCCCGCCCTCAGGATGACACAGCGGAACGTGGAGATAGAGGGCGAGGGCATACGGGCCGCACAGGCGGACAGGATGCCCCGGATCGACCTCACGGGAGGATACACGCGCTACCGCTACCCTGCCCCGCTCACACCGATTGTGATAACCGGTCTGCCCATGCTGGCGAGCGATCTGCCCGATTTCGAGAGAGACATCTATGACGGTTTTGCCACCTTCTCCGTGCCCCTTTTCAAGGGCGGGCGCCTCGTGAGAGGCGTCGCGATCGCCGAGCTCAAAAGGTCCATGGCCCGGGACTTCCATACCCGCAACCTTCACGAGCTCATATACAATGTCACCGCGGTCTACTGCAAGCTCGCCCAGCTCCATGAACTGCTCGGCGCCTGCGACGCCCAGGTGAAGGGCCTCGAGTCTCACCGCAGGGACGTGGAATCGGCTCTCAAGGCGGGGACGGCGCCGAAGCTCGACCTTCTCAAGGCCGACACGGAACTGGGGGCCGCCATGGAGAGAAGGATACAGACGAGGAACTCGATCGCCAACACCAGGGAGCTCCTGAAGACCCTTATAGGCATGGACGACCCCGGCGACCCCGTCATCATCTTCGACGACAGCCGGTCCGTCAATTTCGCTGTCGCGAAGGCCGACCTCACGGCCGCCCTCGCCGCGCGGCCGGACTACAAGGCGGCGCAGACCAAGGTGAAGATGCTGGAAGAGCGTGTAGCCTCCGCACAGGGCAAAAGGCTGCCCGATATCTACGGGGCCGGGGACTATGGTGGAAAGGCGGGTGACAGGATGTCCTTCAAGGAGAACTGGAGCGTCGGCGTGCGTCTCTTTCTGCCGATCTTCGATTTCGGGCGCATCGGGGCGGAGGTCGACCGGGAGCGCCTGGAGCTCATGAAGGCAAAAGAGGAGCAAAGGGCCCTGCGCCTCGCGATAACCCGGGAGCTCAAGGAAGCCGAAACCTCGATCGCCGACGCCGACGAGCGCATCGCGGTTTCGAAAAAGGCCGTCCTTTCGGGAAAGGAACAGGCTCGCATCGAGGATCTGCGCTACAGGTCGGGTGACAACACGAGCACTGACGTCATCAATGCCGAGGCCGCCCTCATCCGCTCCCGGGCCGACCACTGCCAGGCCATCTTCGACCGCCGCGTTGCCGTTGTGTCCCTCCAGAAGGCAATGGGAACAATGGACCTGCCCGCACCGGTGGCAGGCGAAGGTCCCGGGGTACCCGGCACACCTGGCGGAAGACCCATGACGGAGGAAGTGAAATGA
- a CDS encoding ABC transporter ATP-binding protein, whose product MTTEDALAIRTESLSKSFGDVKALDGITLEVHKGELFGLVGPDGAGKSTLMRLLAAVMEPSSGEAWVASYPVNKASERIKERIAYMPQRFGLYEDLTVMENMTFYADIFDVPKAGRPARMDRLLGFSGLTPFTGRLAGQLSGGMKQKLGLACALIHTPEILFLDEPTNGVDPVSRRDFWKILYELLKEGTTVFVSTSYLDEAERCTEVGLIYEGRLLEKDTPAAIKERHAMPMVEIWCDNAHETMGVIKDDERVTGVGLYGDRLHIGLKDRSDMEAVIGTLSDRGCATGGHREIAPSIEDIFFTMIGARGSGMNDR is encoded by the coding sequence ATGACGACGGAAGATGCCCTGGCGATACGCACGGAATCCCTCAGCAAGAGCTTCGGGGACGTAAAGGCCCTCGACGGGATCACCCTCGAGGTCCACAAGGGTGAGCTCTTCGGCCTCGTCGGCCCCGACGGCGCCGGGAAATCGACTCTCATGAGACTGCTCGCGGCGGTCATGGAACCTTCATCCGGCGAAGCCTGGGTGGCATCGTATCCCGTAAACAAGGCTTCCGAGAGGATCAAGGAACGGATAGCCTACATGCCTCAGCGCTTCGGACTCTACGAAGACCTCACGGTCATGGAGAACATGACCTTTTACGCCGACATCTTCGACGTGCCGAAGGCCGGGCGCCCGGCCCGCATGGACAGGCTCCTCGGCTTCTCCGGTCTTACCCCTTTCACCGGCAGGCTGGCGGGGCAGCTCTCGGGCGGCATGAAGCAGAAGCTCGGCCTCGCCTGCGCCCTCATCCACACGCCGGAGATACTCTTCCTCGACGAGCCGACGAACGGCGTCGACCCCGTCTCGCGCCGCGACTTCTGGAAGATCCTCTACGAGCTCCTCAAGGAGGGAACGACGGTCTTCGTCTCCACCTCCTATCTCGATGAGGCCGAGCGGTGCACCGAGGTGGGTCTCATCTACGAGGGCAGGCTCCTCGAAAAGGACACGCCGGCGGCGATCAAGGAACGGCACGCCATGCCCATGGTCGAGATCTGGTGCGACAATGCCCATGAGACCATGGGAGTCATCAAGGACGATGAAAGGGTGACGGGCGTCGGTCTGTACGGTGACAGGCTCCACATCGGATTGAAGGACAGGAGCGACATGGAGGCCGTTATAGGGACGCTGTCGGACAGGGGTTGCGCCACCGGTGGACACCGCGAGATAGCGCCCTCCATCGAGGACATCTTCTTCACCATGATAGGTGCCCGCGGCAGCGGAATGAACGACAGGTGA